A single window of Lutzomyia longipalpis isolate SR_M1_2022 chromosome 1, ASM2433408v1 DNA harbors:
- the LOC129787750 gene encoding trypsin-1 yields the protein MIRFVVLSLLLVGVWGANVKFFPKPRLDGRIVGGYVINIEDTPYQLSLQRSNWHICGASLISESFVLTAAHCTFGSSANSFTVRTQTSFHGRGGVVVGVKRIIQHPKFDYSTIDYDFSILELAAPVEFNEKLQPIRLPEQDEDVEDGTPLLVTGWGNTQNVQESREQLRAAIVPKSNDEVCNKAYGQFGGITARMICAGLPEGGKDACQGDSGGPLASDGVLVGVVSWGYGCAVRGYPGVYSRVASVRDWINASTNI from the exons ATGATTCGTTTTGTGGTACTGAGTTTACTCTTGGTGGGTGTTTGGGGTGCAAATGTTAAATTCTTCCCAAAACCACGACTCGATGGGAGAATTGTGGGTGGTTATGTGATTAACATTGAAGACACCCCCTACCAATTATCCCTTCAACGCTCCAACTGGCACATTTGCGGTGCATCCCTCATAAGTGAATCATTCGTTCTCACAGCAGCTCATTGCACGTT TGGTTCAAGTGCAAATAGCTTCACGGTGCGTACACAGACAAGCTTCCACGGGAGAGGTGGTGTGGTAGTTGGGGTTAAGAGGATCATTCAACATCCCAAATTCGATTACTCAACCATCGATTATGATTTCTCAATTTTGGAACTAGCTGCTCCGGtggaatttaatgagaaactCCAACCAATTAGGCTACCAGAGCAGGATGAGGATGTGGAGGATGGTACACCACTTCTTGTTACCGGATGGGGAAATACGCAGAATGTACAGGAATCGCGCGAACAGCTACGAGCTGCCATTGTGCCCAAGAGCAATGATGAAGTTTGCAACAAAGCCTACGGGCAATTTGGCGGAATTACGGCCAGGATGATCTGTGCGGGACTCCCTGAAGGTGGCAAGGATGCCTGTCAAGGAGACTCTGGTGGCCCTCTCGCCAGTGATGGTGTTCTCGTTGGTGTTGTATCCTGGGGTTATGGGTGTGCTGTCCGTGGGTACCCAGGAGTTTATTCGCGCGTTGCTTCAGTCAGGGATTGGATCAATGCATCAACAAACATCTAA